From the Carya illinoinensis cultivar Pawnee chromosome 4, C.illinoinensisPawnee_v1, whole genome shotgun sequence genome, one window contains:
- the LOC122307682 gene encoding uncharacterized protein LOC122307682, translating into MKKSVSLSAGLMALIVLVVLLLHQTCSAKDTNQDCVPSSCGNIPNISPPFRLADDPPNCGDRRYTLSCQDNHTVLFLFSIEHYVQEINYTSQTIRVVDSGIQKGNFSYITGCFRLRANTPYYPTRSIDRSIQYMVLLNCEKRVNSPRYLNKSACFGNRAYASNSSSSQPEAGFRYVLYNQAKAGDVEDLCQVEHIFQTSWPSVRNLLPEDPSGISCTDLYNLLLYGFEISWSQYCGKCGIFEFSDTNLCCERHTGILGIPYRVYTAFRGIVDLSYSVIDDKVRQTERGRRIVSEVI; encoded by the exons ATGAAGAAAAGTGTTTCCCTTTCTGCAGGACTCATGGCGCTTATCGTTCTAGTTGTGTTACTTCTTCATCAAACTTGTAGTGCTAAGGATACAAATCAGGACTGTGTTCCTTCTTCCTGCGGCAATATCCCCAACATAAGCCCTCCATTTCGATTGGCAGACGACCCTCCAAATTGCGGCGACCGAAGGTATACCCTGTCTTGTCAGGACAACCACACCGTGTTATTCTTATTTTCCATAGAACACTACGTACAGGAAATCAATTACACTTCCCAAACAATCCGAGTTGTAGACTCGGGTATTCAAAAGGGTAATTTCTCCTACATCACTGGTTGTTTCCGTTTACGGGCCAATACTCCATATTATCCTACGAGGTCCATCGACAGAAGCATACAGTACATGGTTTTGTTGAACTGTGAAAAGCGAGTGAATTCCCCACGGTATTTGAACAAATCTGCTTGCTTTGGCAATAGAGCGTATGCTTCCAACTCATCTTCATCCCAGCCCGAGGCCGGGTTTAGGTATGTGCTATATAACCAGGCGAAAGCAGGGGATGTGGAGGACTTGTGCCAAGTAGAGCATATATTCCAGACATCGTGGCCGTCAGTGCGCAATTTGCTTCCAGAAGACCCAAGTGGTATTTCCTGCACAGACTTATACAACCTATTGCTATACGGTTTTGAGATTTCTTGGTCTCAATATTGTGGAAAGTGCGGCATCTTCGAGTTTAGCGATACAAATCTTTGCTGCGAAAGACATACGG GAATCCTTGGAATACCATATCGGGTTTACACTG CTTTCCGAGGCATAGTAGATCTTTCGTATTCAG TTATTGACGATAAAGTAAGGCAGACAGAGCGCG GACGTCGGATCGTATCAGAAGTTATTTAA